A DNA window from Helianthus annuus cultivar XRQ/B chromosome 15, HanXRQr2.0-SUNRISE, whole genome shotgun sequence contains the following coding sequences:
- the LOC110913839 gene encoding rRNA-processing protein EFG1-like, with product MEEVLVENKKLVDRETKLEKRVKFVEAENSSLLKKVEADQAEIDILKVKVAELEEEKARRDEQNKYFELKNKELEAAKAMKEHEIYMMNKVLENMLGKSVEQRFEEIAVEEVRARCQAEIDATMKNKGKGVEGVSGITERSIFPSSFSESPIQSPRPIYVEEDDDEEDDNEDKKDDADDVFSASSHSDDDDDDGQGGTCIKVTEASNEENVEDYLHDVVNEEPKDATCEGENVDDQNVDKREKLILCLEPEVEEGEISHTYTMNDIIEMTRIDDPNFKFDFEEELNAFDMNQEPEYQYKYVEEVDNYDRVEVEDCSDEENVNVDSSNFPTLVEFFSQENVHELRRKVVE from the exons ATGGAAGAAGTATTGGTGGAAAACAAAAAGTTGGTTGATCGTGAGACGAAATTGGAAAAGCGTGTTAAGTTTGTGGAAGCTGAAAATTCTTCATTGTTAAAGAAAGTTGAAGCTGATCAGGCAGAGATTGATATTCTTAAAGTGAAAGTTGCTGAGTTAGAGGAAGAGAAAGCACGTAGAGATGAGCAGAACAAGTACTTTGAGTTAAAGAACAAAGAATTGGAAGCTGCTAAAGCAATGAAAGAACACGAGATATACATGATGAATAAAGTGTTAGAAAACATGCTTGGAAAGTCTGTTGAGCAGAGATTTGAAGAGATTGCAGTTGAAGAAGTTAGAGCTCGATGTCAAGCTGAGATTGATGCTACGATGAAAAATAAAGGAAAGGGTGTTGAAGGTGTTAGTGGGATTACTGAAAGATCAATTTTTCCATCTTCTTTTTCTGAATCACCTATTCAGAGTCCTCGTCCAATATAT GtcgaggaggatgatgatgaagaggatgataATGAAGACAAGaaagatgatgcagatgatgtaTTCTCTGCTAGTAGccatagtgatgatgatgatgacgatggtCAAGGTGGCACATGTATTAAAGTTACAGAAGCGTCAAATGAAGAGAATGTCGAAGATTATCTTCATGACGTTGTGAATGAAGAGCCTAAGGATGCTACATGTGAGGGGGAGAACGTTGACGATCAGAACGTTGATAAAAGAGAAAAGTTGATATTGTGTCTAGAGCCTGAAGTTGAGGAAGGTGAAATCAGCCATACTTACACCATGAATGATATTATCGAGATGACGCGTATTGATGATCCTAACTTCAAGTTTGACTTTGAAGAAGAGTTGAATGCATTTGATATGAATCAAGAGCCAGAGTATCAGTACAAGTATGTTGAGGAAGTTGATAACTATGATCGAGTTGAGGTTGAAGACTGTAGCGATGAAGAAAACGTGAATGTAGATAGCTCCAACTTTCCAACGCTGGTTGAGTTTTTCAGTCAAGAGAACGTACATGAGTTGAGAAGGAAAGTTGTTGAATGA